The window CCTCCGGCACGGAATCGGCCTCCACCGCGAGCGAGTGGTAGCGCGTCGCCGTGAACGGGTTCGAGACACCCTCGAAAAGCCCCCGGCCGTCGTGCGCGATCTCGGACGTCTTTCCGTGCATGAGGGTCGGCGCCCGCGACACACGGCCGCCGAAGACGGCGCCGAGCGCCTGGTGTCCGAGGCAGACACCGAGCAGAGGGATGTCCGTGTTCCGTTCGATGAGCGCGCAGGACACGCCCGCGTCCTCGGGCCGGCCCGGGCCCGGCGACACGACGAGGCGGTCGGGCCGCCGCGCGAAGATCTCGTCGACGGTCAGGGCGTCGTTCCGCACGACGACGACGTCGGGGTCCAGCGTCGCGAGGATCTGCACGAGGTTGAAGGTGAACGAGTCGTAGTTGTCGACGACGAGGATCACGGGAACTCCCCCGCCCGCGCGACGGCCCGCATGAGCGCGCGCGCCTTGTTCTCGCACTCGAGCGCTTCGGACTCGGGGACCGAATCCGCGACGATGCCGGCGCCCGCCTGCACGTGGAGCATCCCGTTCGCGACGACCGCCGTGCGGATGGCGATGGCGACGTCCAGGTTGCCGGCGAAGTCGAGGTAGCCGACGGCACCGCCGTAGGCCCCGCGGCGGACGGGTTCGAGGTCCTCGATGATCTCCATGGCCCGGATCTTCGGCGCGCCCGTGAGCGTGCCGGCCGGGAACGTCGCCGCGAGGGCGTCCACGGCGTGGCGGCCGGGCGCGAGCGTCCCGACGACGCGCGAGGCGATGTGCATGACGTGCGAGTAGCGCTCGACCGCGAAGAAGTCCTTCACGCGCACCGAGCCCGGGACCGAGACGCGGCCGAGGTCGTTGCGTCCGAGGTCCACGAGCATCACGTGCTCGGCCCTTTCCTTGGCGTCGGCCAGGAGATCCTTCTCGAGCGCGAGGTCCTCCTCGCGCGTGGCGCCGCGGGGGCGCGTGCCCGCGAGGGGAATCGTCTCGACGGCCGCGCCGCCCGGGGCCGCCGCGACACGCACGAGCCGCTCGGGCGAGGCTCCGAAGATCGTGCCGTGCGGCGTCCGCAGAAAGTACTGGTACGGAGACGGGCTGATCGAGCGCAGCGCGCGGTACACGGCGAAGGCATCGCCGTCGAACGGCGCGGACCAGCGGCGCGAGAGCACGACCTGAAAGACGTCGCCCGCGCGGATGTGCTCCTTGGCCTTCTCCACAGCCGCAACGTACGAAGAGACCGGAAGAGTTTCTTTGAAAGTGAGAGAAGGCGAGGCGGCGGGCCGCGGCGGCGCGCTGCTTGCGAAGGCCCTGCTTTCGAGCTTTCTCAACCTTTCAAAGGCTCTCTTCTCTTCTTCCTCCCCCTCCCCCGCGTGCGTCACGAAGAGCAGGCGGTGGCGGGCGTGGTCGAACGCGATGACGGAGTCGAAGATCCCGAACCAGGCGTCCGGGAGGCCGATCGGATCCGGGTTCTTCTCCGGCAGGCGCTCGAGCCGCCGCACGGCGTCGTAACCCGCGTAGCCCACCGCGCCGCCCGTGAACGGCGGCAGGTCGTCGCCTTCCCCGAGCTCGGCGGTTGGGAGCGTCTTGAGGAGCTGGAAGGCGTCGCCCGCCAGGCCCGAGATCTCCCCGGACGGCGCGGCGCCGAGGAACGACCAGCGCGCGACGCGGTCGCCGCCCTCGACCGACTCGAGGAGGAAGCAGGGCCCGTCCCCCGCGAGCAGCGCCTTCATGAGAGCCACGGGAGTCGTGAGGTCCGCCGGGCGCTCCACGACGACGGGGCGAAGGAGCCCCGGGGTCAAGAGGGGCTCCGGCGAGGCGCTCCGCGGCGCTTTTCGAGGACCGCGGCGACGTCCTTCGGCGCAAGACCCCGCGCGGTCAGAAGGACCGCAAGGTGATAAAGGAGGTCCGCGGCCTCGTTCGCGAGCGCCTCGTCGGAGCCGCCGACGGCGGCGAGCGCCGTCTCGACGGCCTCTTCGCCGACCTTCTGCGCGATGCGGGCGGCTCCGGAGTCGAGGAGGCGGTTCGTGTACGAGCCCGCTTCCGGGCGGTCCCGGCGGTCGGCGATCGTGGCGAAGAGCCCGGTCAGGTCGAGCCGGCCCGCGTCGCCGGCGGCGGGCGCGAGAGAGTCCACGCGCGTGAAGCACGTCCGGGCCCCGGTGTGGCACGCGGGTCCGACCGGTCTCACGTCGTAGAGCACGGTGTCGCGGTCGCAGTCGAACGAGATCGCGACGACTTCCTGCACGTTTCCCGACGTCTCGCCCTTCTTCCAGAGCGCCTGCCGGGACCGGCTGTAGAAGTGCGAGAGGCCGGTCTCCCGGGTCCTCTCGAGCGCCTGCGCGTTCGCCCAGGCGAGCGTGAGGACGTCGCCCGTCTCGACGTCGCGCACGACGACGGGGACGAGACCGTTCGCGTCGTACCGGGGCTGGAGGGGCGTCGCACGCGGCGGGACGGGCCGTACCGCGAGACCCGCGCGCTTCATCGCGGCCTTGACCTCGACGATGGAGAAGACGCGGTCGTGGAAGACGGACGCCGCGAGCACCGCGTCGGCCCCTCCGATGAGGACGGCGCGCGCGAAGTCGTCGAGGTCGCCCGCGCCGCCCGAGGCGACGACGGGCACGTCCACGACGCCGCGCACGGCGCGGAGCATCTCGAGGTCGAAACCCTCCTTCGTCCCGTCCGCGTCGACCGACGTGAGCAGGATCTCCCCGGCCCCGGCGGCCGCTGCCTCCGCCGCCCAGCCCGTCACGGTCCGCTCCGTGACCTTGCGGCCTCCGTGCGTCGTGACCATCATCTGCATGCGGCCCTCGGCGTCTCGGACTCGCTTGCCGTCGATCGCGAGCACCACGCATTGCCGGCCGAACTGCGTGGAGAGCCGCGTGAGGAGAGACGGGTCGTTCACCGCGGCCGTGTTGACGGTCACGCGGTCCGCCCCCTCTCGCAGGAGCGCGTCGGCGTCCTCGACCGACCGCACGCCCCCGCCGACCGTGAACGGGATCGAGAGGACGTTCGCGACCCGGCGGACGAGCCCGAGGAGCGTGCCTCGCCCCTCGACGGGCGCCGCGATGTCGAGGAACGCGACCTCGTCCGCACCCTCGTGCTCGTAGCGGATGGCGGCCTCGACCGGGTCGCCGGCGTCCCTCAGCTGCTCGAAGGCCACGCCCTTGACGACGCGCCCGCCCGAAATGTCGAGGCACGGGATCACGC is drawn from Acidobacteriota bacterium and contains these coding sequences:
- a CDS encoding aminodeoxychorismate/anthranilate synthase component II, with the protein product MILVVDNYDSFTFNLVQILATLDPDVVVVRNDALTVDEIFARRPDRLVVSPGPGRPEDAGVSCALIERNTDIPLLGVCLGHQALGAVFGGRVSRAPTLMHGKTSEIAHDGRGLFEGVSNPFTATRYHSLAVEADSVPEALRVTARTADGIVMGLAHRTRPLVGVQFHPESILTTEGEKLLKNFVAGRLS
- a CDS encoding chorismate-binding protein, with the protein product MKALLAGDGPCFLLESVEGGDRVARWSFLGAAPSGEISGLAGDAFQLLKTLPTAELGEGDDLPPFTGGAVGYAGYDAVRRLERLPEKNPDPIGLPDAWFGIFDSVIAFDHARHRLLFVTHAGEGEEEEKRAFERLRKLESRAFASSAPPRPAASPSLTFKETLPVSSYVAAVEKAKEHIRAGDVFQVVLSRRWSAPFDGDAFAVYRALRSISPSPYQYFLRTPHGTIFGASPERLVRVAAAPGGAAVETIPLAGTRPRGATREEDLALEKDLLADAKERAEHVMLVDLGRNDLGRVSVPGSVRVKDFFAVERYSHVMHIASRVVGTLAPGRHAVDALAATFPAGTLTGAPKIRAMEIIEDLEPVRRGAYGGAVGYLDFAGNLDVAIAIRTAVVANGMLHVQAGAGIVADSVPESEALECENKARALMRAVARAGEFP
- the hisF gene encoding imidazole glycerol phosphate synthase subunit HisF; its protein translation is MTLAVRVIPCLDISGGRVVKGVAFEQLRDAGDPVEAAIRYEHEGADEVAFLDIAAPVEGRGTLLGLVRRVANVLSIPFTVGGGVRSVEDADALLREGADRVTVNTAAVNDPSLLTRLSTQFGRQCVVLAIDGKRVRDAEGRMQMMVTTHGGRKVTERTVTGWAAEAAAAGAGEILLTSVDADGTKEGFDLEMLRAVRGVVDVPVVASGGAGDLDDFARAVLIGGADAVLAASVFHDRVFSIVEVKAAMKRAGLAVRPVPPRATPLQPRYDANGLVPVVVRDVETGDVLTLAWANAQALERTRETGLSHFYSRSRQALWKKGETSGNVQEVVAISFDCDRDTVLYDVRPVGPACHTGARTCFTRVDSLAPAAGDAGRLDLTGLFATIADRRDRPEAGSYTNRLLDSGAARIAQKVGEEAVETALAAVGGSDEALANEAADLLYHLAVLLTARGLAPKDVAAVLEKRRGAPRRSPS